CTGTCGACCAGCTGGTGAAAATCGACTTCGCGCGCGGCTTCGGCTCGCTCAACGTGTCAAACGCGGCGGCAGTGGCGCTCTACGCCGCAAGGCCCTGATCCGGGGCGCGAACTTGCGGCGGGGCGGCGGCGCGCCCATATCGGGGGCATGGTCCAGACGATTGCCACCTGTTGCTACTGCGGAAGCCGCGCCGCGCTCGTTCTGAGCGGCACGCAGCGCCACGAACTCAGCTGCGCCTCCTGCGGGGCGCCGCTGCGCCAGCTCAAGAACCTCAAGTCCGATACCGGGCGCTGCGCCACCGGTCCTGCCCCGGCGCAGGCGAGGCCGATGCCGCATCCCTCCAAAACGCAGCGCAAGGCCGAGAAGGCCGCGCGCAAGATGGCGAAGAAGCACCTCAAGAAACGGCGCTCTCCGGCGCAACGGGCGGCCAAGGGGATCTTTGATCTGCTCGAGGACATCTTCGACTGAAGCGGCGCGCCCAGTCATGCACAGGATGCCGCACGGTGGCGCACAAAAACCGGCCTAGTCTTTCTTGCCCTCCTGTCTTATTTGGCGGGGGACGAAATGCGAGGCGACATGGCGGACTACGAAAACCCGGGACCGGTTGAAGAAAACTGGAAAGACGCGATTTCCTCGGTCGAGGAGATCATCGAGGATGCCCGCAACGGGCGGATGTTCATCCTCGTCGACCACGAGGACCGCGAGAACGAGGGCGACCTCGTGATCCCGGCGCAATGGGCGACCCCCGACGCGATCAACTTCATGGCCACCCATGGCCGGGGCCTGATCTGCCTGTCGATGACCTCGAAGCGCATCGACGAGCTGGGCCTGCACCTGATGTCGGTCAACAACTCCTCGCGCCACGAGACGGCCTTCACCATCTCGATCGAGGCGCGCGAGGGCGTGACCACCGGCATCTCGGCTGCCGACCGGGCAAAGACCGTCGCCGTGGCCATCGACGCCTCGAAGGGCGCGGCGGACATCGCCACCCCGGGCCACGTCTTCCCGCTGCGCGCCAAGGATGGCGGCGTGCTGGTCCGCGCCGGCCACACCGAGGCCGCCGTGGACGTCTCGCGGCTCGCAGGGCTGAACCCCGCCGGCGTGATCTGCGAGATCATGAACGAGGACGGCACCATGTCGCGCCTGCCCGAGCTGGTCGCCTTCGCGCAGCGCCACGGGCTGAAGATCGGCACGATCTCGGATCTCATCGCCTACCGTCGCCGCCACGACAACCTTGTGCGCGTGCGCTCCGAAGAGGTGATCCGGTCGGAATTCGGCGGCGACTGGAACATGCGTATCTACACCGACCAGTCCCACGGCGACGAGCACATTGTGCTGACCAAGGGCGACATCTCCGGCGACGAGCCGGTGCTGGTGCGGATGCATGCGCTCGATCCGATGCTCGACATCATCGGCACCGGACATGGCGGGCGCTCGGACGAGTTCCGCGACTCGATGAAGGCTGTCGCCGATGAGGGGCGCGGCGTGGTCGTGTTGCTGCGCGACACGTCGATGAAGCTTGAGTTGCATGACGACGTCTCTCCGCGCACCCTGCGTCAATACGGGCTCGGGGCGCAGATTCTCTCGTCGCTCGGCCTGTCGAAGATGGTGCTGCTGACCAATTCGCCCACCCCGCGCGTTGTCGGGCTCGAGGCCTACGGGCTCGAGATCGTGGGCACCCGCAAGATCGGAGAGTGAAGATGGCCTCGAACGAAACCCATTACACCCTGCCGCGCGCCGAGTTCGACAGGCCGGCGAAGATCCTCATCGTCGTGGCACCCTACTACAAGGATATCGCCGACGAGCTGATCGCCGGTGCCATCGCCGAGATCGAGGCGGCGGGCGGCTTCCACGAGATCGTCGAGGTCCCCGGCGCGCTGGAAGTGCCGACCGCGATCGGCATCGCCGAGCGCATGTCGAACTTCGACGGCTACGTGGCGCTCGGCTGCGTGATCCGTGGCGAGACCACCCATTACGAGACGGTCTGCAACGACAGCTCGCGCGGGCTGACGCTGCTTGGCCTGCAGGGGCTCTGCATCGGCAACGGCATCCTGACGGTCGAGAACTACGAGCAGGCGCGCGTGCGGGCCGAATCGGCCGGCCAGAACAAGGGAGGCGGAGCCGCGGCTGCAGCCTTGCATCTTGTCGCGCTGACCCGTAGGTGGGGCGGCGCCCGCAAGGGGGTGGGATTCGTGCCCGCCCAGGATGAATACCAGATCGCGGGCGCTTCCAAAGGAAAGCATAGCGCATGACGACCCCGGTCCCCCCTTCCGGCAATCAGAAACGCCGTATGAAATCCGCATCCCGGCTCTACGCCGTGCAGGCGCTCTACCAGATGGAGCTTTCTGGCACGACGGCTGAGAAGACGATGCGTGAATTCCTCGACTACCGCTTCGGCGCGGAGGTCGAAGAGGGCGTGGAACTGGTGGAAGGGGACGTGGATCTCTTTGGCAAGATCGTCGGCGAGGCGGTCAACTGGCAGGGCAAGATCGACCAGATGACCGACCGCGCGCTGGTGGCGAAATGGCCGATCGACCGCATCGACCCGATCCTGCGCGCGCTGTTCCGCGCCGCCGGCGCCGAGATGGTGGCACTCGACACGCCGCCGAAAGTGGTGATCACCGAGTTCATCGACGTGGCCCGCGCCTTCTTCACCGACGGACGCGAGGTGCAATTCGTCAACGCGGTGCTCGACCACATGGCGCGCGAGGCGAAGCCCGAGGCGTTCTGAGGATCTGCAGAGGCAGGGGCTCTCCGCACCGCGCCTCCCTGGACTGTTGGGACCTGGAAGAAAGGGCCGGTCGCGCGCGTCGTGACCGGCCCTTCTGCGATGGTCCCCGCTGCCCTGGCGGAAGCGCGGCTTGCGTTTGGCTTTGGCCCCCCTACATTTGGCTGTGACGGAGCGGAATATTCTGCGGGTCTTGTGCTTTGACGTGGGTCCGCTACGCTTGTTCCGCCTGATAAAGGAGAGTCACATGCCGAAACTCGTCCGCCTCTACATCACCCAATGCGCGATCGGCTTCGGCCTGTCGGCGGGCTTCGTCGCGTTGCTGCTCTGGCAGAACGTCGGCAACCTGCAGCACCTGGTGACCCATACCGACGCGGGCATGCTGGCAGTGTTTCTCCTGTGGCTTTTCAATGGTCTGGTGTTTGCCGGGGCGCAATTCGCGATGACCGTGATGCGCATGTCGGGCGATCATTCGCGGCCCGCGGGGGGCAAACGCATGGCGCTCGAGCCGATGCCGATCCGCATCCCTGTCGAGCAAAAGCCGCGCCGCCTTCTCTGAAGGCAATACGGCGGAAATGATTCGAAGCGCCTCCTCGCGGGGCGCTTTTTTCGTGCGCGGGCGCGGCGGGGTGCGCTGTCGGTGCTGTCTGCCATCTGGGGAAAAGCGGCGGGAACCGGTCCTTCCGTGGGGTTATCTCATTCCCGAGGACCTGTATATACAGGTGGGCGTCAGGTAACCGGACCAGGGCCCGGACAGAGCCAACTCCCTCGGAATTGCTTAAGGCCACCGGAATGCAACCATGCACGCAAAGGTCAGAACCCGCCTGAGCCGGAGATAGTGGCAGCTGGCCCTCGCGACAAGGGGCAAGCCGCGCTCCGTTAGCTTTCTTCTGTCACGAAGTTGTAGCGGGTCAGTTCCTCGGGCAGCAGGATGTAGATCTGATCGGCCGGTGTGGCCAGCGCGGGGCGCAGCACCATGGGGTCGATGCCCATTTCCTCGAGGTACTCCATCACCTCGCCCTGGCCGCGCTGGATCTGCTCGACCGCGACAAAGGCGGGCAGGATTGTGCTTTCACCGAAATAGTGCTGATGCACCCCGACCGAAGCGCCCTCGGCGATGTCCCGGGTTGTGCCGGAGGCGAGAAGGTAGGGGCAGGCGGAGTAGCAGAATTCGCCCTCCAACATGCGCGTTTCGAGCCCCATCTGCCGCACGTGCCGCCCGATGGCCAGCGCGTCGGGCACCGAGCCTCCGGGGCTCTGCAGGATCAGCGTGTCCAGCGAGGGTGCCTCGTCGAGCGCGGAGATGATCCGCTCGGCATCGCCCTCGGCGATGGTGCCTTCGAGCCGCCAGGTCGCGCCATCGCCTTGGGTCAGCGTCAGCCGGTTGGGCAGCTTGCCGGGATCGCGTAGCGGCGAGAGCGGCGGCAGGTCGCGGTTCGGGGCGAAGGTGCGGCGCTGGTCGCCAGGCTCCACCGGCTGCGACAGGCGCGGCGCGCTGGGACCGAAGCGGGGCAGGGAGAAGTTGCTGCTTGTCAGATCGCCCCAGACTAGGAAGCCGCCAAGGGCGACCTGCAGAATCAGCGCGCCGGTGAGGGCGCGGGCGACCGTCAGATGCCTCATGGCGTGCGCCCGGCAAAACGGGAGACCTCGGGGGACTCGTGGGCCGCGGCACTGGCGGGCGCCGGGGTCGGGTGTGCCGGGTGCAGCGTGGTCTCGACGTCGCGCATGGCGTGAAGCGCGGCGCGCAGCTCGGCGAGGGTCAGCGTGTCCTCGAGCTCGGCGCCTTCGCGGCCATGGCGGATCGCGCCATGGGTGACGGCGAGGATCAGCACCAGCACCGCCGGAAGTAGGTCAATGGCGATGGCCCCGGCCCAGGAGGGCACGAAGTTGCGGGCGTACATGATCACCGCGTCGGCGGCGGAGACCGGCGTATAGGTGACTTCGGCGGCAGGCTGCAACGCCAGCACGTTTTGTGCGGCGCGCTCCAGCGTTGTCGCCCGCTGCGCCAGCACGTCGAGCACCGAGGTGATGGTCGCCTGTTGGCTGCCACGGTCGGCATCGCTCTGGCCGTCGAGTTCGGGCAGCACCACCGAGGCTGCCAGATCCTGCGCCGCCCTCTCGACCAGCGGCGCGACCGACAGCTGGCGGAGCTGGGCGATGAGACCCTGCAATTCCACCGCGGCCTCGGAAAATTCCACCGAGCGCGGCTCGACGGGGCCGGGCTCGACGGTCAGCGCGCGCATACGCGACAGAATCGCGTTGCCCTGGGCAAAGGCGCTGTCCACCAGCGGCGTCTGCTCGGCGATCTGCGCTTCGAGCGCCGAGAGCTCCGCGGCCTTCTGGCGCAGCACGCGGAAGACCGCACCGCGCCCGGCGAGGCCCGAGAGCGAACCCTGTGCCTCTTGCTCCGAGAGGTCTTCGAAACTCTGCCGCACCCGCGCCACGTCACGCTCCAGAGACTGTCCGGTAAGCGCGATCTCATGGGTGCGTTCGAGGGCGCCCTGGTAGTCCTGCACTGTCTTCGCGAGGTGCTGCTCGACCGCGGCCGAGCCTGCCAGCGCCGCCGCGTTCAGCCAGGACGACATGGCGATGATTGCCAGCGAGCCAAGCCCCATGGCCGCCAGCAGACCGACGCGCGAGCGGGTCGAGCGCATCGCCGGAAACAGCCGCATCAGGTAGGACCAAAAGACGAAGATGCCCACGGAAACCGCCACCGAATAAGCGATGGCGGCAAAGACAGTGAAGGCACCGCCCTCTTCCAGCAGCGAGGACACGCCGAGATAGGTGTAGATGCCCGAGGCGACCGAAAGCACGCCGAGCGCAGTGCCCGAGAAGGTGTCGAGCCAGCCGAGGTGAGATTCGAGCTCGCGGGCGTGGCGGATGCCACGGGCCTTCGACCGGGCGGAGCGGGTGTCATCTGTCGCGGCCGTCGGGGCGTCTGTTGCGGCGTCTGTCATGGGCGGGGCCTCCTGCAACCATCTGACAGGAGATAGGCGTGAAGGGGGCGCAAAAAAGAGTGAGCGGGCTTCGGGTTGCCTTTGTTCACCTATTGTTCATATTGGAGGCATGAGCATCCTGAGCGAAACCCCGATGATGCCCGGCCAGCTGCTGGCCCGTGGCGTCTGTCGTCACCTTGCCAGCCTCGGCTTCGCGCCGGTCGAGGAATTCGTGCCTGAGCGCGGCCGCCGGGTCGACGTGATGGCGCTGGGGCCAAAGGGCGAGATCTGGGTGGTGGAATGCAAGAGCAGCCGCGCCGATTACATGTCTGACGGCAAGTGGCAGGGCTATCTCGACTGGTGCGACCGCTATTTCTGGGCTGTGGACGAGCTGTTCCCGACCGACCTGCTGCCCGAGGGCACGGGCCTCATCATCGCCGATGCCTATGATGCGGAGATCCTTCGCATGGCGCCCGAGACGAAGCTCAGCGGCGCGCGGCGCAACGCGCTGATCCGGCGCTTTGCCGCCCATGCGGCGCGGCGGCTGCAGGCGCTGCGCGACCCCGAGGCGCGGCTCGGCGCCTGGGGGTAAGGTCTGGAGATGTCAGGCGGGCTGGCGTCTCAGCGCTTGACCTTGCGCGCGGTGGCAGCGGCGGCGCGCAGCTCCTCGGCGATCTCCTCGGCTTCCTCGGGATCGAAATCCATCGGGATCTCGAGATCGCCGGCGTAAATGTAGAGACGTACCATGCCCTGGTCGGTCGGACCGATCTGCAGGTTGGCTTCGATGTCGCGTTCGGTGTTGATCCCCATGACCGTCCCCATGAAACTGGAATGGCGCGGGCTTAGCCCCGCGATGTGCATATTGCAAGCGAGAGGGGCGGGATGTCCACGTTGCACGCGACGCGAGAGACCATCAAGCTGAAGCCCTACGCTGCCGAGGATCGGGCCTGGCTGGTGCGCCAGCACGCCGAGCTCTACGCGCGCGACGAGGGGTTCGACGACAGCTTCGGCCCGCTTGTGGAGAGCATCCTGCGGGATTTCGAGGCGGCGCATGACCCGGCGCGCGAGCGGGGGTGGATCGCCTGGGACGGGGAGGCCCGGCTCGGCAGCATTTTCTGCGTCGACGGGGGCGCGCGAGAGGGCGAGTCGCTGGCCAAGCTGCGGCTCTTCCTGCTGCTGCCGGAGGCGCGGGGCAGGGGACTCGGCCAGCGCCTGCTCGAGACCTGCATGGGATTCGCGCGTGACGTAGGGTACGCGCGGATGACGCTCTGGACCCATGAAAGCCACCACGCCGCCTGCGCGCTCTATGCCAAGAACGGGTTTTCTCTTGTGTCCTCGGTACCTGTGACCAGCTTCGGGGTGCCGC
The sequence above is a segment of the Alloyangia pacifica genome. Coding sequences within it:
- the ribB gene encoding 3,4-dihydroxy-2-butanone-4-phosphate synthase; its protein translation is MADYENPGPVEENWKDAISSVEEIIEDARNGRMFILVDHEDRENEGDLVIPAQWATPDAINFMATHGRGLICLSMTSKRIDELGLHLMSVNNSSRHETAFTISIEAREGVTTGISAADRAKTVAVAIDASKGAADIATPGHVFPLRAKDGGVLVRAGHTEAAVDVSRLAGLNPAGVICEIMNEDGTMSRLPELVAFAQRHGLKIGTISDLIAYRRRHDNLVRVRSEEVIRSEFGGDWNMRIYTDQSHGDEHIVLTKGDISGDEPVLVRMHALDPMLDIIGTGHGGRSDEFRDSMKAVADEGRGVVVLLRDTSMKLELHDDVSPRTLRQYGLGAQILSSLGLSKMVLLTNSPTPRVVGLEAYGLEIVGTRKIGE
- a CDS encoding 6,7-dimethyl-8-ribityllumazine synthase, yielding MASNETHYTLPRAEFDRPAKILIVVAPYYKDIADELIAGAIAEIEAAGGFHEIVEVPGALEVPTAIGIAERMSNFDGYVALGCVIRGETTHYETVCNDSSRGLTLLGLQGLCIGNGILTVENYEQARVRAESAGQNKGGGAAAAALHLVALTRRWGGARKGVGFVPAQDEYQIAGASKGKHSA
- the nusB gene encoding transcription antitermination factor NusB; amino-acid sequence: MTTPVPPSGNQKRRMKSASRLYAVQALYQMELSGTTAEKTMREFLDYRFGAEVEEGVELVEGDVDLFGKIVGEAVNWQGKIDQMTDRALVAKWPIDRIDPILRALFRAAGAEMVALDTPPKVVITEFIDVARAFFTDGREVQFVNAVLDHMAREAKPEAF
- a CDS encoding MmcB family DNA repair protein codes for the protein MSILSETPMMPGQLLARGVCRHLASLGFAPVEEFVPERGRRVDVMALGPKGEIWVVECKSSRADYMSDGKWQGYLDWCDRYFWAVDELFPTDLLPEGTGLIIADAYDAEILRMAPETKLSGARRNALIRRFAAHAARRLQALRDPEARLGAWG
- a CDS encoding DUF6324 family protein: MGINTERDIEANLQIGPTDQGMVRLYIYAGDLEIPMDFDPEEAEEIAEELRAAAATARKVKR
- a CDS encoding GNAT family N-acetyltransferase, whose protein sequence is MSTLHATRETIKLKPYAAEDRAWLVRQHAELYARDEGFDDSFGPLVESILRDFEAAHDPARERGWIAWDGEARLGSIFCVDGGAREGESLAKLRLFLLLPEARGRGLGQRLLETCMGFARDVGYARMTLWTHESHHAACALYAKNGFSLVSSVPVTSFGVPLVEQHWERAI